A stretch of DNA from Gottschalkia acidurici 9a:
AAAATGTTTTCGATATGTACGAAATTTGAGAGTAGCAAGCATCTTCAATATTTACAGGCAGGTAATTATTTATGCTATATATGTTCGGAAAACGAAAAGGAAGAAGTAATTCAAGAAATGATGTCAATAGCAAGAGAAAAGCATGGAATCGAACCTGACTATATAATATTAAATGTAAAGTTCACAGGAATGTTTCAATGGAAATATGAAGTACAGCTTTTATTAGAGTAACTATAGAATAAGCTATTGTCTCTGCACTTATGAAGTATTATTTTAGGTGAAGGAGTTTATCTTGAACAAGACTTCATCTTGATAATTATGTAAATTATTAATACAGTTAATAAATCAATATTAACTCATAGATAGAATATTGTGAATTAATTAATATATAAATTAGCTTTTTAATAAAGTCTAAAATTAGCAGAGTATTTCTGTTCAAATCAGAAGTACTCTTTTTTTATTAAAGGATACAAAGTATATCGATAAAAATATAATATATTTTAATATATTATTATTGATATACAATAAATGTTGTGCTAAAATCAAATTAACATTAAATAAGTGAGGTGCTTTTTATGAAACAAGGTTCAACACTCTTTTTAAAGCTAGCTGTTGTTCTCATTGGAATTCCAGTTCTTGCTTTGTGCATATTATTGGTACCTGAGATAGCTAATTTTGCAGCAGAATTGTATCCAGATATCGCTTATATGAGATATCTCGTTTTAATCGATTTGTACGCAACGGCAATACCTTTTTACTTTGCTCTGTATCAAACCTTTAAACTTTTAACCTATATTGATAAAAACAAAGCTTTCTCAGAATTATCTGTAAGAGCTTTAAAGAATATAAAATACTGTGCAGTCATAATCAGTGTCTTGTATATAATAGGCATGCCACTCTTTTATCTCATAGCAGAAATGGACGATGCACCGGGTGTTATAGTACTCGGATTGATCCTTGTTTTTGCTTCAACGGCTATCGCAGTCTTTGCTGCTGTTCTTCAAAAGCTTTTAAAAGATGCCATAGATATAAAATCAGATAATGATTTAACAATATGAGGTGAATAACATGGCAATTATAGTCAATATTGATGTAATGCTAGCTAAAAGAAAAATGAGTGTTACAGAACTTTCGGAGAAAGTAGGAATAACGATGTCTAATCTTTCTATATTAAAGAATGGAAAAGCAAAAGCTATTAGATTTTCAACTTTAGAAGCAATATGCAAAGCTTTGGAGTGCCAACCAGTTGATATTCTAGAATACAAAAATGATATTATAGGGTAAGATTATAAAAATAGACTGTAATGAAAATTACAGTCTATTTTTATAAATTACTTTTTATAGTCTTACTACTTATTGACTTTTTATTTAAGCTCAATATTAAATTTAAACTCTTCTCCCAGTTCAAAATTATTGAAGTCGGTTGTGTATATAGTGTACTTATTATTTGGATCTAAGGCTTCAAATTCCATTGTAAATTCATTAGGATTTGCTTTGTCTTTTCTTATGTCATAATTTTTTACATTAACATGATTTCCTTTTTGGTCTTTTATATAAAGACTAGATCCTTGTGTATACGGTGCCTTACCTTCTGCAGTATATTTAACTATAGTAGTGCCGTTTTCTGTTTTTATATCCTTAATTATAAGCTTACCCATTTTTCCTTGTGATAACTCTATTGGATAAGTTCCATCTATGACTTTACTTACTTCTTTAGGTTTCTTTGTTTTTATAGCAACTGGTGTTTCTTTACCATCCTTATCTATACTTACTCCACCACCTCCTGATGGAGTAACTTTACATGGAATAATTGTTAAGTATTCAGGAATATAATCTAGTTTACCATAGTTCATTTTACTATTAAATTTTGATTTATTAGCTTCACCGCCTCCAATGCCATTTGGAACAAGTTCTACTCCTCTGTCATCAAAAGCTATCCAATTATCATATTCAAATATGCCACTAATGTCTTCTATTCTCTTTCCTTCTTTATAATTACCACTTAATGAAATATAAGTTCCTATAGGAGAAAGCGTTACTTTATCTATATTTACAATACTATTAGGAAAATCTATTGTTTTCTTTGGTTTAAATATATTAGTATTTTTAGATATCTCTTCTTTTGACACATTAAATGCAAAGTTCCATTTCCCTTGTATCTCTATATCTGTTCCAATTATATCTGTAATCTTAAAATCAACATTGAACTCCTCTGGTAGATTAAGTTTTTCTATATCTATTTCATCACTGCAAACATAGGTATATTCATCTATATATTTTCCTATGCTAGAGCCAATAGTAGCATCCATACGCTTACCATTTATTTTTATATCATTATGAATGAACATACCCATATTTTCTTTATCTTTTATCTTTTTATCACTCTTTATAGTATAACTTATTAAAAGCTTAGATTCATCACTTAACACTTCATTTATAGTAATTGTTACCCCCTTGTCTGTAACACTTTCACCTAGTATATGAGAGTACTTATCATATTCTCCGTTAGTTCCATACTTATCATTCAGCGTCTGTATTATCGAATTTAAAACTGGTACATTTTTAGCTAAACTTGGATTAGTCACTCCCACCCCTATTACACAAACTACTCCTATAGCAGCTGCTGTTACACCATATTTAAAAGATTTAGAACCCTTCTTTTCTTTCAT
This window harbors:
- a CDS encoding helix-turn-helix domain-containing protein, producing MAIIVNIDVMLAKRKMSVTELSEKVGITMSNLSILKNGKAKAIRFSTLEAICKALECQPVDILEYKNDIIG
- a CDS encoding DUF4179 domain-containing protein; this translates as MNKKGFNLEEKDIYKLFNGIKIDESEFEDMNEKVNCIQKERIKKNLNKKMKEKKGSKSFKYGVTAAAIGVVCVIGVGVTNPSLAKNVPVLNSIIQTLNDKYGTNGEYDKYSHILGESVTDKGVTITINEVLSDESKLLISYTIKSDKKIKDKENMGMFIHNDIKINGKRMDATIGSSIGKYIDEYTYVCSDEIDIEKLNLPEEFNVDFKITDIIGTDIEIQGKWNFAFNVSKEEISKNTNIFKPKKTIDFPNSIVNIDKVTLSPIGTYISLSGNYKEGKRIEDISGIFEYDNWIAFDDRGVELVPNGIGGGEANKSKFNSKMNYGKLDYIPEYLTIIPCKVTPSGGGGVSIDKDGKETPVAIKTKKPKEVSKVIDGTYPIELSQGKMGKLIIKDIKTENGTTIVKYTAEGKAPYTQGSSLYIKDQKGNHVNVKNYDIRKDKANPNEFTMEFEALDPNNKYTIYTTDFNNFELGEEFKFNIELK
- a CDS encoding DUF2975 domain-containing protein; the protein is MKQGSTLFLKLAVVLIGIPVLALCILLVPEIANFAAELYPDIAYMRYLVLIDLYATAIPFYFALYQTFKLLTYIDKNKAFSELSVRALKNIKYCAVIISVLYIIGMPLFYLIAEMDDAPGVIVLGLILVFASTAIAVFAAVLQKLLKDAIDIKSDNDLTI